From a single Planococcus shenhongbingii genomic region:
- a CDS encoding nuclease-related domain-containing protein: MKSSRVEALQGAIRRLKVGSPDHLFLEKELFNTEAGIRGEQRLRKKFIEFYFPEGYEIIWNNCLSLNQWPIQIDGLLLTEKVAIIIESKNISGELYFDNDTREFYRVDTTGLKTVMDNPAIQVEKHIRFMKAWFAAHSIQLPVDGLLVFTSKQSELKTLPKNIRTCRHHHMIELLFKIIKEYKPPTNLRPSLEYTKNLIESNQTPFVQKPILVQYSIKPELLARGIFCEHCDTPTVVKHLRSWRCLQCGLVDNHSPVRAVLEYFSLFGGPISNQNIRDFTGIKDRHAVKRLLTLNDFEKTGQKRHSRYSLK, from the coding sequence ATGAAATCATCAAGAGTAGAAGCATTGCAAGGCGCAATTCGAAGGCTAAAAGTAGGCTCTCCCGATCATCTCTTTCTCGAAAAAGAGCTATTTAACACAGAAGCAGGAATAAGAGGTGAGCAGCGGTTGCGTAAAAAATTTATTGAATTTTATTTTCCGGAAGGATACGAAATTATCTGGAATAATTGTCTCTCTTTAAATCAATGGCCTATTCAGATTGATGGACTGTTATTGACGGAAAAAGTAGCAATTATTATCGAATCTAAAAATATCAGTGGCGAATTATATTTCGATAACGACACAAGAGAATTCTATCGTGTCGATACGACTGGTCTTAAAACAGTCATGGACAATCCGGCAATACAAGTAGAGAAACACATACGCTTCATGAAAGCGTGGTTCGCTGCACATTCTATACAGCTGCCTGTCGATGGACTACTGGTTTTTACTTCCAAGCAATCCGAACTCAAAACCCTCCCCAAAAATATCCGTACATGCAGACATCACCACATGATTGAACTGCTTTTTAAAATCATCAAAGAATACAAACCTCCAACCAACTTACGACCTTCCCTTGAATACACGAAGAATTTAATTGAAAGCAATCAGACGCCTTTTGTGCAAAAACCGATCTTAGTTCAATATTCTATAAAACCTGAACTGCTGGCTCGCGGAATTTTTTGTGAACACTGCGATACGCCGACTGTAGTAAAACATCTACGCAGCTGGCGATGTTTGCAATGCGGGCTTGTCGATAATCACAGTCCCGTGAGAGCCGTTCTCGAATATTTTTCATTATTTGGCGGACCAATTTCAAATCAAAATATCAGAGACTTTACTGGAATAAAAGATCGGCATGCTGTCAAACGGTTGCTTACTTTAAATGATTTTGAAAAAACCGGACAAAAAAGGCATAGCAGATATTCTCTGAAGTAA
- a CDS encoding M42 family metallopeptidase produces MANMDETLTMLKELTDANGIAGNERQPREVMKKYIAPFADSVETDGLGSLIARKEGAADGPKIMIAGHLDEIGFMISQIDDRGFLKFQTVGGWWSQVMLAQRVTITTRSGKEIIGVIGSKPPHILTPEARKKPVEIKDMFIDIGASTREEAKEWGVTPGDMVTPYFEFHVMNNDKMLMAKAWDNRIGCAIAIDVLKGLKGVDHPNIVYGVGAAQEEVGLRGAKTAAAKIQPDIGFAVDVGIAGDTPGISSQESNSKMGAGPQILLYDASMVSHRGLRELVLDTAEEAGIPYQFETMAGGGTDAGSIHLTANGVPSLSIGVATRYIHSHAGILHRDDYENAVKLIIEVIKKLDKDTVARITFE; encoded by the coding sequence ATGGCGAATATGGACGAAACATTAACGATGTTAAAAGAACTGACAGATGCGAATGGTATTGCTGGCAACGAACGGCAGCCGCGCGAAGTCATGAAAAAATACATAGCACCATTTGCAGATTCGGTGGAGACAGACGGTTTAGGAAGCTTGATTGCTCGGAAAGAAGGAGCAGCAGACGGCCCAAAAATCATGATAGCTGGACATTTGGATGAGATTGGCTTTATGATCTCTCAGATTGATGATCGAGGATTTTTGAAGTTCCAGACAGTCGGCGGCTGGTGGTCGCAAGTCATGCTGGCACAGCGCGTGACGATTACAACACGCAGCGGCAAAGAAATCATTGGCGTCATCGGTTCAAAACCGCCGCATATTTTAACGCCGGAAGCGCGTAAAAAGCCGGTTGAAATCAAAGATATGTTCATTGATATCGGCGCTTCCACACGTGAAGAAGCGAAAGAGTGGGGCGTCACACCAGGTGATATGGTTACACCGTATTTCGAATTCCACGTCATGAACAACGACAAAATGCTCATGGCAAAAGCTTGGGACAACCGTATTGGCTGCGCCATTGCAATTGATGTATTAAAAGGATTAAAAGGCGTTGATCATCCGAACATTGTTTACGGCGTTGGAGCTGCTCAGGAAGAAGTAGGTCTTCGTGGTGCGAAAACAGCAGCAGCTAAGATTCAGCCGGATATCGGTTTTGCGGTTGATGTCGGTATTGCAGGCGATACACCGGGAATCTCTTCCCAGGAATCCAACAGCAAAATGGGAGCCGGTCCGCAGATTCTGCTATATGATGCTTCAATGGTTTCCCACCGGGGCTTGCGTGAGCTGGTGCTCGATACTGCTGAAGAAGCCGGCATTCCGTATCAATTTGAAACAATGGCTGGCGGAGGAACGGATGCAGGTTCCATCCATTTGACAGCAAATGGTGTGCCATCACTTTCAATCGGAGTAGCGACACGCTATATCCACTCGCACGCAGGCATCCTCCACCGCGATGACTACGAGAATGCAGTCAAGCTGATCATCGAAGTGATTAAGAAATTGGATAAAGACACAGTTGCTCGCATTACGTTTGAGTGA
- the pheS gene encoding phenylalanine--tRNA ligase subunit alpha yields MEAQLQELKTAALEKISAATNVKELNDVRVAYLGKKGPITDLLKGMGKLPAEERPKMGALVNVIREEVTASLEERMAILEEQAINEKLQSETIDITLPGRPVKTGNPHPLTRVVEEIEDLFISMGYEVSEGPEVEKDYYNFEALNLPKGHPARDMQDTFYITDEVLLRTHTSPVQARTMEIKKGEPFKIICPGKVYRRDSDDATHSHQFTQIEGLVIGEDIRMSDLKGTLQVFAKKMFGDDREIRLRPSFFPFTEPSVEMDISCFKCGGSGCNVCKKTGWLEILGAGMVHPNVLEMAGYDSKRLTGFAFGMGPERIAMLKYGVEDIRHFYTNDVRFLSQFQRTEV; encoded by the coding sequence ATGGAAGCACAATTGCAGGAACTAAAAACAGCTGCGCTGGAGAAAATTTCAGCGGCAACGAATGTGAAAGAATTGAACGATGTCCGTGTTGCCTATTTAGGCAAAAAAGGGCCGATTACGGATTTATTGAAAGGTATGGGGAAATTGCCGGCGGAAGAGCGCCCGAAAATGGGAGCTTTGGTCAATGTGATCCGCGAAGAAGTGACTGCTTCTCTTGAAGAGCGCATGGCGATTCTTGAAGAACAAGCGATCAATGAAAAACTGCAAAGTGAAACCATCGATATCACGTTGCCGGGACGCCCTGTAAAAACTGGCAATCCGCATCCGCTGACTCGCGTAGTTGAGGAAATTGAAGATTTATTCATTTCCATGGGCTATGAAGTCTCAGAAGGTCCGGAAGTGGAAAAAGACTATTACAACTTCGAAGCCCTCAACTTGCCAAAAGGACATCCGGCACGCGATATGCAGGATACCTTCTATATAACAGATGAAGTTTTGCTGCGTACGCATACTTCGCCTGTACAGGCACGCACAATGGAAATCAAAAAAGGGGAACCGTTCAAAATCATCTGTCCGGGGAAAGTGTACCGCCGCGACAGCGACGATGCAACACATTCCCACCAGTTCACGCAAATTGAAGGGCTGGTCATCGGCGAAGATATCCGCATGAGCGATTTGAAAGGGACTTTGCAAGTATTCGCAAAAAAAATGTTTGGCGATGACCGGGAAATCCGTCTGCGCCCAAGCTTTTTCCCGTTCACGGAGCCATCTGTTGAAATGGACATTTCTTGCTTCAAATGCGGCGGAAGCGGCTGCAACGTCTGCAAGAAAACCGGCTGGCTTGAAATTCTAGGTGCCGGCATGGTTCACCCGAACGTACTTGAAATGGCAGGCTATGATTCAAAACGCCTGACTGGATTTGCATTCGGCATGGGACCTGAACGGATCGCGATGCTGAAATACGGCGTGGAAGATATCCGCCATTTCTATACGAACGACGTCCGCTTTTTATCCCAATTCCAACGCACTGAAGTTTAA
- a CDS encoding TrmH family RNA methyltransferase, whose product MKRIESIQNSLVKHWKKLVTTRKERDKFAEFLVEGFHLTEEALKNKNLIKSLIVREGVDIPDDWDVSDVPHYSVTAAVAKEISETEHSQGIFAHCAQPEFTEDEQQSWSRLLLIDAVQDPGNIGTMIRTASASGIDAVVLGKGCADPFNPKTVRSAQGSHFQIPVIKGELTEWTTALKNRSIPIFGTALVNATPAHEVTSQEDFALIVGNEGSGVDPVLLNKTDQNLVVPLYGEAESLNVAVATGILLYSLVPKN is encoded by the coding sequence ATGAAAAGAATTGAATCCATTCAAAACTCACTAGTCAAGCATTGGAAAAAACTTGTCACTACCAGAAAAGAGCGCGATAAATTTGCGGAGTTTCTGGTTGAAGGCTTCCATTTGACAGAAGAGGCGTTGAAAAACAAGAATTTGATCAAGTCATTGATCGTCCGGGAAGGCGTTGACATACCGGATGACTGGGACGTGTCGGATGTCCCGCACTACTCGGTAACCGCAGCGGTGGCGAAAGAGATTTCTGAAACAGAGCATTCGCAGGGAATTTTCGCCCATTGCGCACAGCCCGAATTCACAGAAGACGAGCAGCAATCCTGGAGCAGATTATTGCTCATCGATGCTGTCCAGGACCCGGGTAATATCGGCACCATGATTCGCACTGCTTCAGCGAGCGGCATCGATGCGGTTGTTCTTGGAAAAGGCTGCGCTGATCCGTTCAATCCGAAAACGGTCCGTTCCGCGCAAGGTTCCCATTTCCAGATTCCTGTCATAAAAGGTGAATTGACCGAGTGGACGACTGCACTCAAAAACCGCAGCATTCCCATATTCGGGACTGCGTTAGTCAACGCGACGCCTGCTCATGAAGTAACGAGCCAGGAAGATTTCGCTTTGATTGTCGGCAATGAAGGCAGCGGCGTCGATCCGGTTTTATTGAATAAGACGGACCAGAACTTGGTGGTCCCTTTATACGGCGAAGCAGAATCACTGAATGTGGCTGTAGCTACCGGAATCCTGCTGTACAGCCTGGTGCCGAAAAACTAA